In one window of Methanobrevibacter millerae DNA:
- a CDS encoding amino acid-binding protein translates to MRMNLVLELLDVPGQLVSVLEPISGLGANLVTVIHKRDSKNEKGKIPVQLTLEGEQENLSRVIKRFNDLNITIIEKDGMINKELISTILIGHIVDNDVRDTTDRINKLDGVYVVGFDIKLDGEDKSTALINLEIDYGKKQFAFDEIAKIAKEKDLLMINEV, encoded by the coding sequence ATGAGAATGAACTTAGTTCTTGAGCTTTTGGATGTCCCTGGACAGCTTGTTTCCGTTTTGGAACCTATAAGCGGCCTCGGTGCAAATCTTGTAACGGTCATCCATAAAAGGGATTCCAAAAATGAAAAAGGAAAGATTCCGGTTCAACTTACTTTGGAAGGCGAACAGGAAAATCTTAGCCGTGTAATCAAAAGATTCAATGATTTGAACATTACAATCATCGAAAAAGATGGCATGATCAACAAGGAATTAATAAGCACCATTCTAATCGGCCATATCGTTGACAATGATGTAAGGGACACTACCGACAGAATCAATAAGCTGGACGGCGTTTATGTGGTCGGATTTGACATCAAGCTTGACGGCGAAGATAAGTCAACTGCACTGATTAATCTGGAAATCGATTACGGCAAAAAACAGTTCGCTTTTGATGAAATAGCAAAAATAGCTAAAGAAAAAGATTTACTTATGATTAACGAGGTTTAG
- the gatC gene encoding Asp-tRNA(Asn) amidotransferase subunit GatC encodes MSIEKDAEKIIDEFSKTLDNIPDSEETWYITDNLNLTREDVPHEKNPEKILRNAHIDKDGNLKVKKADWV; translated from the coding sequence ATGTCAATTGAAAAAGATGCAGAAAAGATTATTGATGAATTTTCAAAAACTTTGGATAATATTCCTGATTCAGAAGAAACCTGGTATATTACCGATAACTTAAATTTAACCCGTGAAGACGTACCTCACGAAAAAAACCCTGAAAAGATTTTAAGAAATGCTCACATTGACAAGGACGGCAATCTTAAAGTTAAAAAAGCGGATTGGGTATAA
- a CDS encoding MSCRAMM family protein codes for MFKRVLVILLFFCIILSPVYAEDTNLTELQISPEDIITVQSPDDSSTFVELANMSNCECCSFVIQERDETAFGFRQDGPMNGHGLLLTATQWYGVNVMKQEIDTPYEYFCHAIITEDGWVFSEGGSQYNDSSRAMEQIAATMRANNDISADYLNQAKNILARYGYGHFLIKAPDGRYGVAFANTYFKGLLQVGQFLVVPNYYSYYFSGNYNKYSSNPIDAIIIMCSYESSGYHRKNLMTYDYKVHESEIGVSYGIDIFATNDNGRNVGRSTGNMVTHFYYNGQYHSPNEIPQNPGKVFVATHIFKTTEFKNVIQLISRPYNLVVGVQESIYYRINFIHAARTILFDLGDNVEFISAVTSHGSYKFNPQNHVLYWYTPASGDSRDIIINFCPLSDGNHKLHAEIEAMEESYDLGYYVSPYGAYISTSDVTKYVGGSEGLVVRLADKNNFIPDGEKVAISLNGKTYYREINHDGYVSLAINLASGEYNAVVSYDGKLGKNRTSAKITVKPTAFGKDIEKYYKNGTQYYASFLDTSGNPLKNTAVKFNINGVFYTRNTDASGVAKLNINLAPGKYVITAINTNNDKVSNTILVRPVLVENRDVVKYYRNDTQYTLKVIDGEGNPLSGAKVTFNINGVFYTRTSDENATVKLNINLAPGSYIITATYDGASVSNNIRVLTRLYTHDLFMNCRDGTRFRAVVLNEGGGLMPNQNVTFNINGVFYNRTSDSNGVVSLKINLDPGKYLITSSWNDYAVSNTITVKSN; via the coding sequence ATGTTTAAAAGAGTACTCGTAATCTTATTATTTTTTTGTATAATACTATCTCCGGTTTATGCTGAAGATACAAATTTAACAGAACTACAGATATCACCGGAAGATATAATCACTGTTCAATCGCCCGACGATTCATCCACTTTCGTTGAGCTTGCAAACATGTCAAACTGCGAATGCTGTTCTTTTGTGATTCAGGAAAGGGATGAAACTGCTTTCGGATTTAGGCAGGACGGTCCGATGAACGGACACGGTCTGTTGCTTACTGCTACCCAATGGTACGGCGTTAACGTCATGAAACAGGAAATCGACACTCCATACGAGTACTTTTGCCATGCAATCATCACGGAAGACGGCTGGGTTTTCAGTGAAGGGGGAAGCCAATACAATGACTCTTCAAGGGCCATGGAGCAGATTGCCGCCACAATGCGTGCAAACAATGACATTTCAGCAGACTATCTCAATCAGGCAAAAAACATTCTTGCCCGTTATGGCTACGGCCATTTTCTAATCAAGGCTCCTGACGGACGATACGGTGTTGCATTTGCAAACACCTATTTCAAAGGGCTTTTGCAGGTCGGACAGTTCCTTGTGGTTCCCAATTATTATTCATATTACTTTTCAGGAAACTACAATAAATATTCATCAAATCCAATCGATGCAATAATCATCATGTGTTCCTATGAAAGCAGCGGCTATCACAGAAAGAATCTCATGACCTATGACTATAAGGTTCATGAATCCGAAATTGGGGTTTCCTATGGCATAGACATTTTCGCAACCAACGACAACGGACGCAATGTGGGAAGAAGCACTGGGAATATGGTAACTCACTTCTATTACAATGGACAGTACCATTCTCCTAATGAAATCCCTCAAAATCCCGGAAAGGTCTTTGTGGCAACCCATATCTTTAAAACTACCGAATTCAAAAATGTAATCCAGCTCATTTCAAGGCCGTATAATCTTGTAGTCGGAGTGCAGGAATCTATATACTACAGAATCAACTTTATCCATGCAGCAAGGACAATACTCTTTGATCTGGGCGATAACGTCGAGTTCATAAGTGCAGTAACTTCACACGGAAGCTACAAATTTAATCCACAGAATCATGTATTGTACTGGTATACGCCTGCTTCGGGAGATTCCAGGGATATAATAATCAACTTCTGTCCTTTAAGCGATGGAAATCATAAACTCCATGCAGAAATTGAGGCAATGGAGGAATCATATGATTTGGGCTATTACGTATCCCCGTACGGCGCTTACATTTCAACGTCCGACGTCACGAAATATGTTGGCGGATCCGAGGGTCTGGTCGTTCGCCTTGCGGATAAGAACAATTTCATTCCTGACGGTGAAAAGGTAGCTATATCCCTTAACGGAAAGACATATTATCGTGAAATAAACCATGACGGATACGTATCTCTGGCCATTAATTTGGCAAGCGGCGAATACAATGCAGTTGTCTCTTATGACGGGAAACTGGGTAAAAACAGGACTTCGGCTAAAATCACGGTAAAGCCAACTGCATTCGGCAAGGACATTGAAAAGTACTATAAAAACGGCACCCAGTATTACGCATCCTTTTTGGACACCAGCGGAAATCCGTTAAAAAACACTGCTGTCAAGTTCAACATCAACGGGGTTTTCTACACAAGAAATACCGATGCCAGCGGTGTTGCCAAGCTTAACATCAATCTGGCTCCGGGAAAATATGTCATAACTGCCATCAACACCAATAACGACAAGGTGAGCAATACTATTCTCGTCAGGCCGGTGCTCGTTGAAAACCGTGACGTTGTAAAGTACTACAGAAACGATACCCAATACACCTTAAAGGTTATAGACGGTGAGGGCAATCCCTTAAGCGGCGCGAAAGTAACCTTCAACATCAACGGGGTTTTCTACACACGAACGTCTGATGAAAATGCAACGGTTAAATTGAATATCAACCTTGCTCCTGGAAGCTATATAATAACCGCCACTTACGACGGGGCGTCCGTTTCCAATAACATTAGGGTATTGACAAGGCTGTATACTCATGATCTGTTCATGAACTGCAGGGACGGCACCAGATTCAGGGCTGTCGTTTTGAATGAAGGGGGTGGACTGATGCCTAATCAGAACGTAACATTCAACATCAACGGCGTTTTTTACAATCGCACTTCCGATTCAAATGGTGTAGTCAGCTTAAAGATTAATTTAGACCCTGGCAAATATCTTATCACTTCATCATGGAACGATTATGCAGTATCCAATACAATTACCGTAAAATCAAACTAA
- a CDS encoding SDR family NAD(P)-dependent oxidoreductase — MAKNAIITGGSRGIGKAMALKLGELGYNVAINYRSDSSKQLTEDLIEEIKSEYGVEAIAVQADVSKFEDCKKLVEATVEAFGEEIDALINNAGITNNCNFIDLEPEQYEAVINTNLVSMMHMCHLCLPYMVDRETAIVCTASVGGLTGVINQADYCAAKTGVIGLCRALALEFAPRKVRVNSIAPGMIMTDMLRGVNQDELNALAATIPLGHIGEVEEIASALEYILTADYLTGQVISPNGGFVLQ, encoded by the coding sequence ATGGCAAAAAATGCAATTATTACAGGCGGTTCCAGAGGAATCGGAAAAGCAATGGCTCTTAAACTTGGTGAACTCGGCTACAACGTAGCAATCAACTACAGAAGTGACTCATCCAAACAGTTGACCGAAGACCTCATTGAAGAAATCAAGTCCGAATACGGTGTGGAAGCTATTGCCGTACAGGCAGACGTAAGTAAATTCGAAGACTGCAAAAAGCTGGTTGAAGCAACCGTTGAAGCGTTCGGCGAAGAAATCGATGCTTTAATTAACAACGCAGGTATTACCAACAACTGCAACTTCATTGACCTTGAGCCTGAACAGTATGAGGCCGTTATCAACACCAATCTCGTAAGTATGATGCACATGTGCCACTTGTGCCTTCCATACATGGTTGACCGTGAAACGGCTATTGTATGTACGGCTTCCGTAGGCGGACTTACCGGTGTTATCAATCAGGCAGACTACTGCGCTGCTAAAACCGGCGTAATAGGTCTCTGCCGTGCTCTTGCTTTGGAATTCGCTCCAAGAAAAGTTCGTGTTAATTCAATAGCTCCGGGTATGATTATGACCGACATGCTTAGAGGCGTAAACCAGGATGAATTGAACGCTCTTGCAGCTACAATCCCTCTCGGCCACATCGGTGAAGTTGAAGAGATTGCAAGCGCTTTAGAGTACATCTTAACGGCCGATTATCTCACAGGACAAGTTATTTCTCCTAACGGAGGATTCGTTTTACAATAA
- a CDS encoding type I restriction endonuclease subunit R: protein MVKISFYNENSYEESIIELFETLGYNHYYGPDVERDYKNPLFMQDLENLYNINRNLDKNAVDKAIEVIQDFGIASLEDINNKFMSYLQNGVSVNYWQDGKEESTLVKLVDFDNLDSNLFSVINQWTVVDKETKIPDVVVFVNGMPLVVCELKSPSREDADTSYAYTQLKKYMQVIPVLFNYNAFCVMSDLSISKAGTITSTEDRFMEWKTTDGSYESTQWADFTTFFEGIFEKNRFLDILKNFIVYSNDSAKKIKILGAYHQYFAVNKAVKSTIQAIESDHKAGVFWHTQGSGKSLSMVFYVNKLQQELESPTFVVITDRNDLDDQLFSQFSKCSDFLRQTPKQATSMKNLKDLLNDRKANGIFFSTMHKFDDYDESLTDRDDVIVISDEAHRSQYGLEEKVDPKTGEIKIGAARRIRNALPNATYIGFTGTPISRSDKSTREVFGNYIDIYDMTQSVEDGATVPISYESRIAEIQLDEAILQKIDEKYWELREQAEEYNIERSKRELSKMESLLGAPEIIDDICRDIVQHYEDNRAYELTGKAMIVAYSRPIAIKMYKKILELRPDWDEKVKVVMSGSNKDPEEWHEIIGDKSYKKELENKFKDDEDPMKIAIVVDMWLTGFDVPSLATMYVYKPMKGHNLMQAIARVNRVFKGKEGGLIVDYIGIASELKKAMSEYTERDNKNYGDMDVDKKAYPKFREKLEVCRDLFHGFDYSKFFGESNLERSKVISDGVNFMEDITQKDRKKDYLKESLLLKKALSLCRSRANEEERFEAAFFEAVRTVLVKVSSKDTLTVPEINKQITELLNQSIKSTGVINVINVSDEVSLFDPEFLDRVRAMESKNLTISLLEKLLNDQINGYKRTNIVKSEEFSDLIKQTMNSYINGHITNDEVIEELIKIAKRLRDAHLEGEELGLTEEELAFYNAIALPENIHDFYDNETLIKITQELTESLRKNRTIDWQKKESSRANMRKIVKRLLKKYDYPPEDMDFALDKVIAQCELWVDEVA from the coding sequence GTGGTTAAAATTTCATTCTATAATGAAAATTCATATGAAGAATCAATAATTGAGTTGTTTGAAACCTTGGGATACAACCATTATTATGGTCCGGACGTTGAACGTGACTATAAAAATCCTTTATTTATGCAGGATTTAGAAAATTTATACAATATTAACCGAAATTTAGATAAAAATGCAGTTGATAAAGCTATTGAAGTAATTCAGGACTTTGGTATTGCTTCACTTGAAGATATTAACAATAAATTCATGTCTTATCTTCAAAATGGAGTTTCTGTGAATTACTGGCAAGATGGAAAAGAAGAATCTACTCTTGTTAAACTTGTTGATTTTGATAATTTAGACTCAAATTTATTCAGTGTTATTAATCAATGGACTGTTGTAGATAAGGAAACTAAAATTCCTGATGTTGTTGTTTTTGTCAATGGTATGCCTTTAGTTGTATGTGAATTAAAGTCTCCTTCAAGAGAAGATGCCGATACTTCCTATGCATACACACAATTGAAAAAATACATGCAAGTGATACCTGTTTTATTTAATTATAATGCATTTTGCGTTATGAGTGATTTGTCAATTTCAAAAGCAGGAACAATAACTTCAACGGAAGACAGATTCATGGAATGGAAAACTACCGATGGAAGTTATGAATCAACACAATGGGCTGATTTTACCACATTTTTCGAAGGAATTTTTGAAAAAAATAGGTTTTTAGATATATTAAAGAACTTTATTGTTTATTCTAATGACTCCGCTAAAAAAATTAAGATTCTCGGCGCATATCACCAATACTTTGCAGTTAATAAGGCCGTTAAATCAACCATCCAAGCAATTGAAAGTGACCATAAAGCAGGAGTGTTCTGGCATACTCAGGGAAGTGGAAAAAGCTTATCCATGGTATTTTATGTAAATAAACTCCAACAGGAACTTGAAAGCCCAACTTTCGTTGTTATAACAGACCGTAATGATTTAGATGACCAATTATTCTCACAATTCAGTAAATGTAGTGATTTTTTAAGACAAACCCCAAAACAAGCCACAAGCATGAAAAACCTAAAAGACTTATTGAATGATAGAAAAGCCAATGGTATTTTCTTTTCAACAATGCATAAGTTTGATGATTATGATGAATCATTAACCGATAGAGATGATGTTATAGTAATTTCTGATGAAGCACACAGAAGCCAATATGGTCTGGAAGAAAAAGTAGACCCTAAAACTGGTGAAATTAAAATAGGTGCTGCTCGCCGTATCCGTAACGCACTTCCAAATGCAACATACATCGGATTTACAGGAACACCGATTTCAAGGTCTGATAAAAGCACTAGGGAAGTTTTTGGTAATTATATCGATATTTATGATATGACACAATCTGTTGAAGATGGAGCAACAGTACCAATAAGCTATGAAAGCCGTATTGCTGAAATTCAATTAGATGAAGCAATTTTACAAAAAATTGATGAAAAATACTGGGAATTGCGAGAGCAAGCTGAAGAATACAATATTGAACGCAGTAAACGGGAATTAAGTAAAATGGAATCATTGCTTGGAGCTCCAGAAATAATTGATGACATATGTAGAGATATTGTCCAGCACTACGAAGACAATCGTGCTTACGAATTAACAGGAAAAGCAATGATTGTAGCATATTCACGCCCAATAGCCATAAAAATGTATAAAAAAATATTAGAACTACGTCCGGATTGGGATGAAAAAGTAAAAGTAGTTATGAGTGGTTCCAATAAAGATCCGGAAGAATGGCATGAAATTATTGGAGATAAATCCTACAAAAAAGAACTTGAAAACAAATTCAAGGATGATGAAGACCCAATGAAAATAGCTATTGTTGTCGATATGTGGCTTACCGGATTTGATGTTCCTTCCCTTGCAACAATGTACGTTTACAAACCAATGAAAGGACATAATTTAATGCAGGCAATTGCAAGAGTAAATCGTGTATTTAAAGGAAAAGAAGGAGGACTCATTGTTGATTATATTGGAATTGCATCAGAACTTAAAAAAGCAATGAGCGAATACACAGAAAGAGATAATAAAAACTATGGAGACATGGATGTTGATAAAAAAGCTTACCCAAAATTCCGAGAAAAATTAGAAGTATGTCGTGATTTATTCCATGGATTTGATTACTCAAAATTCTTTGGTGAAAGTAATTTAGAGCGATCTAAAGTCATAAGCGATGGAGTAAACTTCATGGAAGACATAACACAAAAAGATAGAAAAAAAGATTACTTAAAAGAATCATTACTCCTTAAAAAAGCACTATCATTATGTAGAAGCAGGGCTAACGAAGAAGAAAGATTTGAAGCGGCATTCTTTGAAGCCGTGAGAACAGTTTTAGTCAAGGTATCTTCAAAAGATACATTAACAGTTCCAGAAATAAACAAACAAATTACAGAACTGCTTAATCAGTCCATTAAAAGTACCGGTGTTATTAATGTCATTAATGTAAGTGATGAAGTGTCATTATTTGACCCAGAATTTTTAGATAGAGTACGTGCAATGGAATCTAAAAATTTAACTATTTCTCTTTTAGAAAAATTACTTAATGACCAAATAAACGGATATAAACGTACAAATATCGTTAAATCAGAAGAATTCTCCGATTTAATTAAACAAACAATGAACAGTTACATTAATGGCCATATTACTAATGATGAGGTAATTGAAGAATTAATTAAAATTGCAAAACGTTTGCGTGATGCACATTTAGAAGGAGAAGAGCTAGGTCTAACGGAAGAAGAATTAGCATTCTATAATGCAATTGCACTTCCAGAAAATATTCATGACTTCTATGACAATGAAACTTTGATTAAAATAACACAAGAATTAACCGAATCATTAAGAAAAAACAGAACAATCGATTGGCAGAAAAAAGAAAGTTCCCGTGCCAATATGAGGAAAATCGTTAAAAGATTACTTAAAAAATACGATTATCCTCCAGAAGATATGGATTTCGCTTTAGATAAAGTTATTGCACAATGTGAATTGTGGGTAGATGAAGTAGCTTAG
- a CDS encoding class I SAM-dependent DNA methyltransferase, with the protein MTKDNISEIGFEKQIWDAADELRGSMDAAEYKHVVLGLIFLKYLSDKFEEKYQELVDEGEGFEEDIDEYTSENIFFVPPEARWSEIAKKANTEENGLTIDNAMKAIEDKNKSLKGILPKNFSRPELDKKKLGAVIDIFTNVQMSEKGDKKDILGRTYEYCLSMFAETEGKKAGEFYTPACVVKTLVSVLKPYDGRVYDPCCGSGGMFVQSKNFIENHAGNIKKISVYGQESNPTTWKMAKMNLAIRGIEADLGEHQEDTFLNDLHPTLKADYVMANPPFNLKKWGQEQLQDDVRWKYGIPPKGNANFAWMQHMIHHLSPKGKIGLVLANGSLSSTTSGEGKIRQAIVEDDLVECIVALPTQLFYTTGIPVCLWFLNRDKKQKGKTLFIDAREMGTMVSRKLRELTDEDIELIADTFTKFGEGTLEDEKGFCKVSDMEEIKKHDFILTPGRYVGFKPEEDDGIPFEVKMVNLTKELDELFKESNELEQKIRQSLKEIGFKF; encoded by the coding sequence ATGACAAAAGACAATATTTCAGAAATTGGTTTTGAAAAACAAATTTGGGATGCAGCAGATGAACTTAGAGGTTCAATGGATGCAGCTGAATACAAACATGTAGTGTTAGGTTTAATTTTTCTCAAATATTTATCCGATAAATTTGAAGAAAAATATCAGGAACTTGTAGATGAGGGAGAAGGCTTTGAAGAAGATATAGATGAATACACATCAGAAAATATATTCTTTGTTCCACCAGAAGCTCGTTGGTCAGAAATAGCTAAAAAAGCAAATACTGAAGAAAATGGTTTAACTATTGATAATGCAATGAAAGCAATTGAAGATAAAAATAAATCACTTAAAGGAATTCTACCTAAAAACTTCTCAAGACCTGAATTGGATAAAAAGAAACTTGGCGCTGTAATTGACATATTCACAAATGTACAAATGTCTGAAAAAGGAGATAAAAAAGACATTTTAGGCCGTACATACGAATATTGTCTCAGTATGTTCGCAGAAACTGAAGGCAAGAAAGCAGGCGAGTTTTATACACCTGCCTGTGTTGTAAAAACCTTAGTTTCAGTATTAAAGCCATATGATGGAAGAGTATACGACCCATGTTGTGGTTCAGGGGGCATGTTTGTTCAATCCAAGAATTTTATTGAAAATCATGCAGGAAATATTAAAAAAATCTCTGTGTATGGTCAAGAATCAAATCCAACAACATGGAAAATGGCTAAAATGAATTTAGCGATAAGAGGAATAGAAGCAGACCTTGGAGAACATCAAGAAGACACCTTCTTAAACGATCTGCATCCAACATTAAAAGCAGATTATGTAATGGCGAATCCACCATTCAACCTTAAAAAATGGGGACAAGAACAATTGCAAGATGATGTGAGGTGGAAATATGGAATTCCGCCAAAAGGAAACGCTAACTTTGCTTGGATGCAACATATGATACATCATCTATCACCAAAAGGTAAAATTGGTTTAGTACTGGCTAACGGATCATTATCATCAACAACCTCAGGAGAAGGAAAAATAAGGCAAGCTATTGTTGAAGATGACTTGGTTGAATGCATAGTAGCTCTACCAACCCAATTATTCTATACAACAGGAATTCCAGTTTGCTTATGGTTCTTAAACAGAGATAAAAAACAAAAAGGAAAAACACTGTTTATTGATGCACGTGAAATGGGAACAATGGTATCCCGTAAATTACGTGAGTTAACTGATGAAGACATTGAATTAATTGCTGATACATTCACTAAATTTGGAGAAGGCACTTTAGAGGATGAAAAAGGATTCTGTAAAGTTAGTGACATGGAAGAAATTAAAAAACATGATTTTATTTTAACTCCTGGCCGTTATGTTGGATTTAAACCAGAAGAAGATGATGGAATACCATTTGAAGTGAAAATGGTTAATTTAACTAAAGAGCTTGATGAACTATTTAAAGAATCTAATGAGCTTGAACAAAAGATTCGCCAAAGTTTAAAGGAGATTGGATTTAAATTCTAA
- the xerA gene encoding site-specific tyrosine recombinase/integron integrase — MKTKIISKIQNQMKPYLNQGQYIKLTNSLLNSLQDIDIIDNNNELNEVDNFKLLNLFLSAKQVEGCSEKTIKYYKSTIEKMLKKIKKQVYNISTDDLRKYLFDHKNEKQSSKTTIDNIRRIFSSFFSWLEDEDYIIKNPVRRIHRVKTGRVVKEVLTDENLEVLRDNCEEIRDLAMVEILISTGIRVGELVRLNVEDINFYERECIVFGKGESERVVYFDARTKIHLIEYLQSRVDENPALFVSLNSPYDRLGISGVETRLRELGNKCNINKVHPHKFRRTMATNAIDKGMPIEQVQKLLGHVQIDTTMQYAMVNQSNVKLAHRKFIG, encoded by the coding sequence ATGAAAACTAAAATTATTTCTAAAATACAAAATCAAATGAAACCTTACTTGAATCAAGGACAATATATAAAATTAACAAACTCTTTATTAAATTCGTTGCAAGATATAGATATTATTGATAATAACAATGAATTAAATGAAGTAGATAATTTTAAATTACTAAACCTTTTTTTATCTGCTAAACAGGTCGAAGGATGTTCCGAGAAAACAATCAAATATTACAAATCCACTATCGAAAAAATGCTGAAAAAAATTAAAAAACAGGTTTATAACATCAGTACTGATGATTTAAGAAAATATCTTTTTGATCATAAAAATGAAAAACAATCCTCAAAAACAACAATAGACAACATTAGAAGAATTTTTTCAAGTTTTTTTTCTTGGTTGGAGGATGAAGATTATATCATAAAAAATCCTGTAAGAAGAATTCATAGAGTTAAAACTGGTCGTGTAGTTAAAGAGGTATTGACTGATGAAAATTTAGAAGTCCTTAGAGATAACTGTGAAGAAATTAGGGATTTAGCAATGGTTGAAATATTAATATCAACAGGAATACGGGTTGGGGAATTAGTAAGACTAAATGTAGAAGATATAAATTTCTATGAACGTGAATGCATAGTATTTGGAAAAGGAGAAAGTGAAAGGGTGGTATATTTTGATGCAAGAACAAAAATACATTTAATTGAATATTTACAATCAAGAGTAGATGAAAATCCTGCTTTATTTGTTTCACTAAATAGCCCTTATGATAGGTTAGGAATTAGTGGAGTAGAAACTAGACTTAGAGAACTCGGAAATAAATGCAATATAAATAAAGTTCATCCACATAAATTTAGACGAACTATGGCAACAAATGCAATTGATAAGGGAATGCCGATAGAACAAGTACAGAAATTATTAGGTCATGTGCAAATTGACACAACAATGCAATATGCAATGGTAAACCAAAGCAATGTAAAACTAGCACATAGAAAATTCATTGGATAA
- a CDS encoding restriction endonuclease subunit S — translation MSLEWSSRTIDDVCSKVSSGGTPKSTNEDYYGGDIPWLNTKEINFNRIYDTEKHISELGFQNSAAKWVKKNSVIVAMYGATAAKVAMNMVDLTTNQACCNLTINEEIAKPKFVYYHLYNNFEKLMNLASGAAQQNLNSQTIKDFEIKIPSLEIQEKIINILSTIDDKIETNIRINKNLDDLLDLLFKEYFINKFDNADTNWKIKKIGELPLIITDYVANGSFASLKENVSILDYEDYAYFIRNTDLKAKCFEKFVNKHSYDFLKKSSLYGNEIIISNVGDVGSVFLCPFLDKPMTLGNNMILVKSNDDAIYLNFYLFLLFRSNFGQYLISTITAGSVQSKFNKTEFKSLELIMPDDEVIIKFNEFISPIFNYKNKISDEITNLTKLRDTLLPKLMSGEIDVSEINCDLE, via the coding sequence TTGAGTTTAGAATGGTCTAGTAGAACAATAGATGATGTATGTTCAAAAGTTTCAAGTGGAGGAACACCAAAAAGTACAAATGAAGATTATTATGGTGGAGATATTCCTTGGTTAAATACAAAAGAAATTAATTTTAATAGAATATATGATACTGAAAAACATATAAGTGAATTAGGCTTTCAAAATAGTGCTGCTAAATGGGTTAAAAAGAATTCTGTAATAGTTGCAATGTATGGTGCAACAGCAGCAAAAGTTGCAATGAACATGGTTGATCTAACTACAAATCAAGCTTGCTGTAATTTAACCATTAATGAAGAAATTGCAAAGCCAAAATTTGTTTATTATCATCTATATAATAATTTTGAAAAATTAATGAATTTAGCATCAGGAGCAGCTCAACAAAATTTAAATTCACAGACAATAAAGGATTTTGAAATTAAAATACCTTCTTTAGAAATACAGGAAAAAATTATAAATATATTATCAACAATTGATGATAAAATTGAAACCAATATAAGAATAAATAAAAATTTAGATGATTTATTAGATTTATTATTTAAGGAGTATTTTATAAATAAATTTGACAATGCAGACACTAATTGGAAAATTAAAAAAATTGGCGAATTACCCTTAATTATCACAGATTATGTGGCAAATGGTAGTTTTGCATCATTAAAAGAAAATGTGTCTATTTTAGATTATGAAGATTATGCTTATTTTATAAGAAACACAGATTTAAAAGCCAAATGCTTTGAAAAATTTGTCAACAAGCATTCTTATGATTTTCTAAAGAAATCTTCATTATATGGTAATGAAATAATAATATCTAATGTGGGTGATGTTGGATCCGTATTCTTATGTCCTTTCTTAGATAAACCAATGACTTTGGGAAATAACATGATTTTAGTTAAATCTAATGATGATGCTATTTACCTTAATTTTTATTTGTTTTTATTATTTAGATCAAATTTTGGACAGTATTTAATAAGTACAATTACTGCAGGTTCTGTACAAAGTAAATTTAATAAAACTGAATTTAAATCATTAGAATTAATAATGCCTGATGATGAAGTGATAATTAAATTTAATGAGTTTATTTCACCAATATTTAATTATAAAAATAAAATATCTGATGAAATAACAAATTTGACTAAATTAAGAGATACATTACTGCCTAAGTTAATGTCTGGAGAGATTGATGTCTCAGAGATAAATTGTGATTTAGAATAG